In Lemur catta isolate mLemCat1 chromosome 1, mLemCat1.pri, whole genome shotgun sequence, one DNA window encodes the following:
- the TLE2 gene encoding transducin-like enhancer protein 2 isoform X1: MYPQGRHPTPLQSGQPFKFSILEICDRIKEEFQFLQAQYHSLKLECEKLASEKTEMQRHYVMYYEMSYGLNIEMHKQAEIVKRLSGICAQIIPFLTQEHQQQVLQAVERAKQVTVGELNSLIGQQQLQPLSHHAPPVPLTPRPAGLVGGSATGLLALSGALAAQAQLAVAAKEDRASVEAEGSRAERAPSRSVSPSPPESLVEEEQPSGSGGNGKERAEDKDLSGPYESDEDKSDYNLVVDEDQPSEPPSPATTPCGKVPICVPARRDLVDSPASLTSSLGSPPPRAKELVLNDLSASTPASKSCDSSPPQDTSTPGPSSASHLCQLTAKPAPSTDSIALRSPLSLSSPFTTSFSLGSHSTLNGDLSVPSSYVSLHLSPQVTSSVVYGRSPMMAFESHPHLRGSSISSSLPSIPGGKPAYSFHVSADGQMQPVPFPSDALVGAGIPRHARQLHTLAHGEVVCAVTISGSTQHVYTGGKGCVKVWDVGQPGAKTPVAQLDCLNRDNYIRSCKLLPDGRSLIVGGEASTLSIWDLAAPTPRIKAELTSSAPACYALAVSPDAKVCFSCCSDGNIVVWDLQNQTMVRQFQGHTDGASCIDISDYGTRLWTGGLDNTVRCWDLREGRQLQQHDFSSQIFSLGHCPNQDWLAVGMESSNVEILHVRKPEKYQLHLHESCVLSLKFASCGRWFVSTGKDNLLNAWRTPYGASIFQSKESSSVLSCDISRNNKYIVTGSGDKKATVYEVVY; the protein is encoded by the exons ATGTACCCCCAGGGAAGGCACCCG ACCCCGCTGCAGTCCGGCCAGCCCTTCAAGTTCTCGATCTTGGAGATCTGCGACCGCATCAAGGAGGAATTCCAGTTCCTGCAGGCGCAGTACCACAG cctcaagCTGGAATGCGAGAAGCTGGCCAGTGAGAAGACGGAGATGCAGCGACATTATGTCATG TATTATGAGATGTCCTACGGGCTCAACATCGAAATGCACAAGCAG GCAGAGATCGTGAAGCGGCTCAGCGGTATCTGTGCCCAGATCATCCCCTTCTTGACCCAGGAG CATCAGCAGCAGGTGCTCCAGGCCGTGGAGCGCGCCAAGCAGGTGACCGTCGGGGAGCTGAACAGCCTCATTGGG caGCAGCAACTCCAGCCGCTGTCGCACCATGCCCCACCCGTGCCCCTCACCCCCCGGCCAGCTGGGCTGGTGGGTGGCAGTGCCACCGGGCTGCTCGCCCTGTCCGGAGCGCTGGCCGCCCAGGCGCAGCTGGCGGTGGCTGCCAAGGAGGACCGAGCCAGCGTGGAGGCCGAGGGGTCCAGAG CGGAGAGAGCCCCGAGCAGG AGTGTGTCCCCCTCGCCCCCTGAGAGTCTCGTGGAGGAGGAGCAACCAAGTGGCTCTGGTGGCAACGGGAAGGAGAGAGCAGAGGATAAGGATCTGTCAGGCCCTTAT GAAAGCGATGAGGACAAGAGTGACTACAACCTGGTGGTGGACGAG GACCAACCCTCAGagccccccagcccagccaccacGCCCTGTGGAAAGGTGCCCATCTGTGTGCCTGCCCGCCGGGACCTCGTGGACAGTCCAGCGTCCTTGACCTCCAGCCTGGGCTCACCGCCTCCCAGAGCCAAGGAGCTTGTCCTG AATGACCTTTCCGCCAGCACTCCTGCCTCCAAGTCCTGCGACTCCTCCCCGCCCCAGGACACATCCACCCCCgggcccagctctgccagtcACCTGTGTCAGCTCACTGCTAAGCCAGCGCCCTCCACGGACAGCATTG CCCTGAGGAGCCCTCTGAGTCTGTCCAGCCCTTTCACCACATCCTTCAGCCTCGGCTCCCACAGCACCCTCAACGGGGACCTCTCTGTGCCCAGCTCCTATGTCAGTCTCCACCTGTCCCCCCAGGTCACCAGCTCTGTGGTGTATGGACGCTCCCCCATG ATGGCATTTGAATCACACCCACACCTCCGAGGGTcgtccatctcctcctccctgcccagcatCCCCGGGGGAAAGCC GGCCTACTCCTTCCACGTGTCCGCCGACGGGCAGATGCAGCCGGTGCCCTTCCCCTCGGACGCGCTGGTGGGCGCGGGCATCCCGCGGCATGCCCGGCAGCTGCACACGCTGGCCCACGGCGAGGTGGTCTGTGCAGTCACCATCAGCGGCTCCACGCAGCACGTGTACACGGGCGGCAAGGGCTGCGTGAAGGTGTGGGACGTGGGCCAGCCTGGCGCCAAGACGCCCGTGGCCCAGCTCGACTgcctg AACCGAGACAACTATATTCGTTCCTGCAAGCTGCTGCCCGATGGCCGGAGTCTGATCGTGGGCGGCGAGGCCAGCACCTTGTCCATTTGGGACCTGGCGGCGCCCACGCCCCGCATCAAGGCCGAGCTGACCTCCTCGGCCCCCGCCTGCTACGCCCTGGCGGTCAGCCCGGACGCCAAGGTCTGCTTCTCCTGCTGCAGCGATGGCAACATTGTGGTCTGGGACCTGCAGAACCAGACCATGGTCAG GCAGTTCCAGGGCCACACGGACGGTGCCAGCTGCATTGACATTTCTGATTACGGCACCCGGCTCTGGACGGGGGGCCTGGACAACACTGTGCGCTGCTGGGACCTGCGGGAGGGCCGCCAGCTACAACAGCATGACTTCAGCTCCCAG ATCTTCTCCCTGGGCCACTGCCCCAACCAGGACTGGCTGGCCGTGGGCATGGAGAGCAGCAACGTGGAGATCCTGCACGTGCGCAAGCCCGAGAAGTACCAGCTGCACCTGCACGAGAGCTGCGTGCTGTCCCTCAAGTTCGCGTCCTGCG ggcggTGGTTTGTGAGCACCGGCAAGGACAACCTGCTCAACGCCTGGAGGACGCCGTACGGGGCCAGCATTTTCCAG TCCAAGGAGTCATCCTCAGTCCTGAGCTGTGACATCTCCAGGAATAACAAATACATCGTGACGGGCTCGGGCGACAAGAAGGCCACCGTGTACGAGGTGGTCTACTGA
- the TLE5 gene encoding TLE family member 5: MMFPQSRHSGSSHLPQQLKFTTSDSCDRIKDEFQLLQAQYHSLKLECDKLASEKSEMQRHYVMYYEMSYGLNIEMHKQAEIVKRLNGICAQVLPYLSQEHQQQVLGAIERAKQVTAPELNSIIRQQLQAHQLSQLQALALPLTPLPVGLQPPSLPAVSAGTGLLSLSALGSQAHLSKEDKNGHDGDTHQEDDGEKSD; this comes from the exons ATGATGTTTCCACAAAGCAGGCATTCG ggCTCCTCGCACCTACCCCAGCAACTCAAATTCACCACCTCCGACTCCTGCGACCGCATCAAAGACGAATTTCAGCTGCTGCAGGCTCAATATCACAG CCTAAAGCTCGAGTGTGACAAGTTGGCCAGCGAGAAGTCGGAGATGCAGCGTCACTATGTGATG TACTACGAGATGTCCTACGGCTTGAACATTGAGATGCACAAGCAG GCTGAAATTGTCAAGAGGCTGAACGGGATTTGTGCCCAGGTCCTGCCCTACCTCTCCCAAGAG CACCAGCAGCAGGTCTTGGGAGCTATCGAGAGGGCCAAGCAGGTGACCGCGCCTGAGCTGAACTCCATCATCCGA CAGCAGCTCCAAGCCCACCAGCTGTCCCAGCTGCAggctctggccctgcccctgACCCCCTTGCCCGTGGGGCTGCAGCCACCTTCGCTGCCGGCAGTCAGCGCGGGCACCGGCCTCCTCTCGCTGTCTGCGCTGGGCTCCCAGGCCCACCTCTCCAAGGAAGACAAGAACGGGCACGACGGGGACACCCACCAGGAGGATGACGGGGAGAAGTCGGATTAG
- the TLE2 gene encoding transducin-like enhancer protein 2 isoform X2 has product MYPQGRHPTPLQSGQPFKFSILEICDRIKEEFQFLQAQYHSLKLECEKLASEKTEMQRHYVMYYEMSYGLNIEMHKQAEIVKRLSGICAQIIPFLTQEHQQQVLQAVERAKQVTVGELNSLIGQQLQPLSHHAPPVPLTPRPAGLVGGSATGLLALSGALAAQAQLAVAAKEDRASVEAEGSRAERAPSRSVSPSPPESLVEEEQPSGSGGNGKERAEDKDLSGPYESDEDKSDYNLVVDEDQPSEPPSPATTPCGKVPICVPARRDLVDSPASLTSSLGSPPPRAKELVLNDLSASTPASKSCDSSPPQDTSTPGPSSASHLCQLTAKPAPSTDSIALRSPLSLSSPFTTSFSLGSHSTLNGDLSVPSSYVSLHLSPQVTSSVVYGRSPMMAFESHPHLRGSSISSSLPSIPGGKPAYSFHVSADGQMQPVPFPSDALVGAGIPRHARQLHTLAHGEVVCAVTISGSTQHVYTGGKGCVKVWDVGQPGAKTPVAQLDCLNRDNYIRSCKLLPDGRSLIVGGEASTLSIWDLAAPTPRIKAELTSSAPACYALAVSPDAKVCFSCCSDGNIVVWDLQNQTMVRQFQGHTDGASCIDISDYGTRLWTGGLDNTVRCWDLREGRQLQQHDFSSQIFSLGHCPNQDWLAVGMESSNVEILHVRKPEKYQLHLHESCVLSLKFASCGRWFVSTGKDNLLNAWRTPYGASIFQSKESSSVLSCDISRNNKYIVTGSGDKKATVYEVVY; this is encoded by the exons ATGTACCCCCAGGGAAGGCACCCG ACCCCGCTGCAGTCCGGCCAGCCCTTCAAGTTCTCGATCTTGGAGATCTGCGACCGCATCAAGGAGGAATTCCAGTTCCTGCAGGCGCAGTACCACAG cctcaagCTGGAATGCGAGAAGCTGGCCAGTGAGAAGACGGAGATGCAGCGACATTATGTCATG TATTATGAGATGTCCTACGGGCTCAACATCGAAATGCACAAGCAG GCAGAGATCGTGAAGCGGCTCAGCGGTATCTGTGCCCAGATCATCCCCTTCTTGACCCAGGAG CATCAGCAGCAGGTGCTCCAGGCCGTGGAGCGCGCCAAGCAGGTGACCGTCGGGGAGCTGAACAGCCTCATTGGG CAGCAACTCCAGCCGCTGTCGCACCATGCCCCACCCGTGCCCCTCACCCCCCGGCCAGCTGGGCTGGTGGGTGGCAGTGCCACCGGGCTGCTCGCCCTGTCCGGAGCGCTGGCCGCCCAGGCGCAGCTGGCGGTGGCTGCCAAGGAGGACCGAGCCAGCGTGGAGGCCGAGGGGTCCAGAG CGGAGAGAGCCCCGAGCAGG AGTGTGTCCCCCTCGCCCCCTGAGAGTCTCGTGGAGGAGGAGCAACCAAGTGGCTCTGGTGGCAACGGGAAGGAGAGAGCAGAGGATAAGGATCTGTCAGGCCCTTAT GAAAGCGATGAGGACAAGAGTGACTACAACCTGGTGGTGGACGAG GACCAACCCTCAGagccccccagcccagccaccacGCCCTGTGGAAAGGTGCCCATCTGTGTGCCTGCCCGCCGGGACCTCGTGGACAGTCCAGCGTCCTTGACCTCCAGCCTGGGCTCACCGCCTCCCAGAGCCAAGGAGCTTGTCCTG AATGACCTTTCCGCCAGCACTCCTGCCTCCAAGTCCTGCGACTCCTCCCCGCCCCAGGACACATCCACCCCCgggcccagctctgccagtcACCTGTGTCAGCTCACTGCTAAGCCAGCGCCCTCCACGGACAGCATTG CCCTGAGGAGCCCTCTGAGTCTGTCCAGCCCTTTCACCACATCCTTCAGCCTCGGCTCCCACAGCACCCTCAACGGGGACCTCTCTGTGCCCAGCTCCTATGTCAGTCTCCACCTGTCCCCCCAGGTCACCAGCTCTGTGGTGTATGGACGCTCCCCCATG ATGGCATTTGAATCACACCCACACCTCCGAGGGTcgtccatctcctcctccctgcccagcatCCCCGGGGGAAAGCC GGCCTACTCCTTCCACGTGTCCGCCGACGGGCAGATGCAGCCGGTGCCCTTCCCCTCGGACGCGCTGGTGGGCGCGGGCATCCCGCGGCATGCCCGGCAGCTGCACACGCTGGCCCACGGCGAGGTGGTCTGTGCAGTCACCATCAGCGGCTCCACGCAGCACGTGTACACGGGCGGCAAGGGCTGCGTGAAGGTGTGGGACGTGGGCCAGCCTGGCGCCAAGACGCCCGTGGCCCAGCTCGACTgcctg AACCGAGACAACTATATTCGTTCCTGCAAGCTGCTGCCCGATGGCCGGAGTCTGATCGTGGGCGGCGAGGCCAGCACCTTGTCCATTTGGGACCTGGCGGCGCCCACGCCCCGCATCAAGGCCGAGCTGACCTCCTCGGCCCCCGCCTGCTACGCCCTGGCGGTCAGCCCGGACGCCAAGGTCTGCTTCTCCTGCTGCAGCGATGGCAACATTGTGGTCTGGGACCTGCAGAACCAGACCATGGTCAG GCAGTTCCAGGGCCACACGGACGGTGCCAGCTGCATTGACATTTCTGATTACGGCACCCGGCTCTGGACGGGGGGCCTGGACAACACTGTGCGCTGCTGGGACCTGCGGGAGGGCCGCCAGCTACAACAGCATGACTTCAGCTCCCAG ATCTTCTCCCTGGGCCACTGCCCCAACCAGGACTGGCTGGCCGTGGGCATGGAGAGCAGCAACGTGGAGATCCTGCACGTGCGCAAGCCCGAGAAGTACCAGCTGCACCTGCACGAGAGCTGCGTGCTGTCCCTCAAGTTCGCGTCCTGCG ggcggTGGTTTGTGAGCACCGGCAAGGACAACCTGCTCAACGCCTGGAGGACGCCGTACGGGGCCAGCATTTTCCAG TCCAAGGAGTCATCCTCAGTCCTGAGCTGTGACATCTCCAGGAATAACAAATACATCGTGACGGGCTCGGGCGACAAGAAGGCCACCGTGTACGAGGTGGTCTACTGA